The following proteins are encoded in a genomic region of Actinomycetota bacterium:
- a CDS encoding DegT/DnrJ/EryC1/StrS family aminotransferase, which yields RRRIAALYDRALRDIEGITVLTHPQGALPTYNQYTVLVGEGRRDELAEHLRERGIATAVYYPVPLHRMEAFRGRAKEHGGLEHSERACAQVLSLPVDPLLGGAEQEVIMEAVRRSMEP from the coding sequence AGGAGAAGGATCGCCGCCCTCTACGACCGGGCGCTCCGGGACATCGAGGGAATAACCGTGCTCACCCACCCCCAAGGCGCCCTTCCCACCTACAACCAGTACACCGTCCTGGTGGGGGAGGGAAGGAGGGACGAGCTCGCGGAACACCTGCGGGAAAGGGGCATAGCCACGGCGGTCTATTACCCCGTGCCCCTGCACCGCATGGAGGCCTTCCGGGGGCGCGCAAAGGAACACGGCGGCCTGGAGCACAGCGAGAGGGCCTGTGCCCAGGTGCTGAGCCTGCCCGTGGACCCGCTGCTGGGAGGAGCAGAACAGGAGGTGATCATGGAGGCGGTGCGGAGGTCGATGGAACCGTAA